From the Parcubacteria group bacterium genome, one window contains:
- the secA gene encoding preprotein translocase subunit SecA: MSIFKKIFGSNEREVGKLQPIVDAVNSFEPAISKLSDEELKSKTGDLRKRFESGETLDNLLPEAFAVVREAAKRIINERHFNVQIIGGIVLHQGKIAEMKTGEGKTLTSTLPMYLNALTGKGVHIVTVNDYLAKRDCNWMGSIFHFLGISTACIIHDHSYRYEPKIVDANEANIEMENLVEISRREAYASDITYGTNNEFGFDYLRDNMVQSFDQMAQRELNYAIVDEVDSILIDEARTPLIISAPDMESTKLYQKFAQIVPRLKEKDDYEVDEKMKSVILTEAGIAKVEQLLGVGNIYEPGKISYVHNLEQSLKAHVLFKLDKDYVVKDGNVIIVDDFTGRLMEGRRYSEGLHQAIEAKEGVEVQKESRTLATITFQNYFRMYNKLSGMTGTAITSAEEFFKVYKLDVVEIPTNKPMVRKDLSDMVYKTEKGKFNAIVERIKEASRAGQPLLVGTIAIEKSEYLSALLQREGISHSVLNAKQHEKEALIITNAGQKGAVTIATNMAGRGTDIKLGEGVREVGGLYIIGTERHEARRIDNQLRGRAGRQGDPGVSQFYVSLEDELMRRFGGDKMKGMMDRLGLPEDQPIQNSIISKTIENAQNKIEGYNFDIRKHVLDYDDVMNKQREVVYKKRKEILEKENIKSELNDDISEEIERLVSFHTAGDEYDWNFDDLFFEVNNIFSIAEDSRKQLDIIKEDKAKNEIEKRGVLHEYLMDLAKSAYGQKEKEIGDENMRRVEKMITLQTIDTLWMNHLDEIDYLREGIGLRGYGQRDPLIEYKREAFSLFSNLMEKIRSTVVHTIFRIQATPINQMQTEERKNLQFKGADSDAQQFASAKQMQSSEGGSPQKEEVKQKPIINDDKIGRNDPCPCGSGKKYKKCCGK; the protein is encoded by the coding sequence ATGTCCATATTCAAGAAAATTTTTGGCTCAAATGAGAGGGAAGTCGGAAAACTTCAGCCGATTGTCGATGCAGTCAATTCTTTTGAGCCAGCTATATCAAAATTATCCGATGAAGAACTGAAAAGTAAGACGGGGGATTTGAGAAAGAGATTCGAGAGCGGAGAAACTCTGGACAATCTGCTCCCGGAAGCTTTTGCAGTTGTCCGCGAAGCGGCCAAAAGAATAATAAACGAAAGGCATTTCAATGTCCAGATTATTGGAGGAATCGTTCTTCATCAAGGAAAAATTGCTGAAATGAAGACTGGAGAAGGAAAAACATTGACCTCGACGCTGCCGATGTATCTCAATGCGCTCACAGGGAAAGGAGTGCATATTGTGACAGTGAATGATTATCTGGCCAAACGAGATTGCAATTGGATGGGATCAATTTTTCATTTTCTTGGAATTTCTACGGCTTGCATTATCCATGATCATTCATATCGCTATGAACCGAAGATTGTTGATGCCAATGAAGCGAATATAGAGATGGAAAATCTGGTTGAGATATCAAGACGCGAGGCTTATGCATCGGACATTACTTACGGAACCAACAATGAATTCGGATTTGATTATCTTCGCGATAATATGGTGCAAAGTTTTGATCAAATGGCTCAACGCGAGTTAAACTATGCTATTGTCGATGAAGTAGATTCTATTCTCATTGATGAAGCCAGAACCCCGCTTATTATTTCTGCTCCGGATATGGAGTCAACTAAGCTTTATCAAAAGTTTGCGCAAATCGTCCCAAGACTCAAAGAAAAAGATGATTATGAAGTAGATGAGAAAATGAAATCGGTAATTCTTACTGAAGCGGGAATTGCTAAAGTGGAACAACTGTTGGGAGTGGGAAATATTTATGAGCCGGGAAAAATAAGTTATGTTCACAATCTTGAACAATCGCTCAAAGCTCACGTGCTTTTTAAATTAGACAAGGATTATGTCGTGAAAGACGGAAACGTGATTATTGTTGACGATTTTACCGGACGGCTTATGGAAGGAAGGCGCTATAGCGAAGGACTCCATCAAGCAATCGAAGCCAAAGAAGGCGTGGAAGTGCAAAAAGAATCAAGAACTTTGGCAACGATTACTTTTCAAAATTATTTTCGAATGTACAACAAACTTTCTGGAATGACCGGAACGGCAATTACCAGTGCGGAAGAATTTTTCAAAGTATATAAATTAGATGTGGTGGAAATTCCAACCAACAAACCGATGGTTAGAAAAGATCTTTCCGATATGGTGTATAAAACCGAAAAAGGAAAATTTAATGCTATCGTAGAAAGAATAAAAGAAGCAAGCAGAGCCGGACAGCCGCTTCTAGTGGGAACAATTGCCATTGAAAAATCGGAATATTTAAGCGCTTTACTTCAAAGAGAAGGAATAAGTCATAGCGTTTTAAACGCCAAACAGCATGAAAAGGAAGCTCTCATTATCACTAACGCCGGCCAAAAAGGAGCTGTGACCATTGCAACCAATATGGCGGGTCGTGGAACCGACATTAAGCTTGGAGAAGGCGTCAGAGAGGTTGGAGGGCTGTATATAATCGGCACAGAGCGCCATGAGGCCAGGCGCATCGATAATCAGCTTCGAGGACGCGCAGGACGCCAGGGAGACCCGGGAGTGTCCCAATTTTATGTTTCTCTGGAAGATGAACTGATGCGCAGGTTTGGCGGAGATAAGATGAAAGGAATGATGGATAGATTGGGACTTCCTGAGGATCAACCGATTCAGAACTCGATTATTTCCAAAACCATTGAAAATGCCCAGAACAAAATAGAGGGATATAATTTCGATATCCGAAAACATGTTTTAGATTATGATGACGTAATGAACAAGCAAAGGGAAGTTGTTTACAAAAAACGGAAAGAAATTTTGGAAAAAGAAAATATTAAGAGCGAGCTCAATGATGACATCTCTGAAGAAATTGAAAGGTTAGTATCCTTCCATACGGCTGGCGATGAATATGATTGGAATTTTGATGATCTATTCTTTGAGGTTAATAATATTTTTTCGATAGCTGAAGACAGCAGAAAACAGCTCGATATTATAAAAGAAGACAAAGCAAAAAATGAAATCGAAAAAAGAGGAGTTTTGCATGAATATCTTATGGATTTAGCCAAAAGCGCTTACGGGCAGAAAGAAAAAGAAATTGGCGATGAAAATATGCGCCGGGTGGAAAAAATGATTACACTTCAGACGATAGATACTCTTTGGATGAATCATCTGGACGAAATTGATTATCTTCGGGAAGGAATCGGACTTCGAGGATATGGACAGCGCGATCCGCTTATTGAATACAAACGCGAAGCTTTCAGCTTATTTTCCAATCTAATGGAAAAAATCCGTTCTACCGTCGTCCACACAATTTTCCGAATTCAGGCAACTCCGATAAATCAAATGCAAACAGAAGAAAGGAAAAATTTACAATTTAAAGGCGCCGATTCTGATGCCCAGCAATTTGCCAGCGCTAAACAGATGCAAAGTTCAGAAGGCGGTTCTCCTCAAAAAGAGGAAGTCAAACAGAAACCGATTATTAACGATGACAAAATCGGAAGAAACGACCCCTGCCCATGCGGAAGCGGTAAAAAATATAAGAAGTGCTGTGGAAAATAA
- a CDS encoding DUF1653 domain-containing protein, whose protein sequence is MLRIGKYQHYKGKLYEVIVIATHSETLEKLVVYQAMYGKKKLWARPFDMFNERVLIKGKKIKRFEFISKK, encoded by the coding sequence ATGCTTAGAATTGGAAAATATCAGCATTATAAAGGAAAGCTTTATGAAGTTATCGTAATTGCAACTCACAGTGAAACTCTGGAAAAATTAGTTGTGTATCAAGCAATGTATGGAAAGAAAAAATTATGGGCAAGACCATTTGATATGTTCAATGAAAGAGTTTTAATAAAAGGGAAAAAGATCAAGAGATTTGAATTTATTTCAAAAAAATAA
- a CDS encoding NUDIX domain-containing protein → MEENNFKKIKGSTFILQRKDEKILMQLRDGKSKHYPNMWCFPGGRGEKGEKIKDTIAREAKEEFNIDLKLQNCKLIAKYSLPYVPITDYVFLCKIDEDQKTKLREGAKMQWMSIKEIRKLKLGFGQEIIMPYLLKNL, encoded by the coding sequence ATGGAAGAGAATAATTTTAAAAAAATTAAAGGATCAACTTTTATTCTTCAAAGAAAGGACGAAAAAATATTAATGCAATTGAGGGACGGTAAATCAAAGCACTATCCGAATATGTGGTGTTTTCCCGGCGGAAGAGGGGAAAAAGGAGAAAAGATAAAAGATACAATTGCAAGAGAGGCAAAAGAAGAGTTCAATATTGATTTAAAATTGCAGAATTGCAAGTTGATAGCGAAATATAGCCTTCCCTACGTACCTATAACTGATTACGTATTTTTATGCAAGATTGATGAAGATCAAAAAACAAAGTTGCGTGAAGGCGCTAAAATGCAGTGGATGAGCATTAAGGAAATTAGAAAACTTAAACTAGGTTTTGGACAAGAAATCATAATGCCCTATTTATTAAAAAATTTATAA
- a CDS encoding NUDIX domain-containing protein, with amino-acid sequence MEENRPRIGIGVMIFKNGKILLGKRKGSHGEGEYAFPGGHLEYMESIEEGALRELAEECGIKIKNLRFQFVANVRKYKPKHYIHFGMVADWKSGEQKILEPDKMESWNWHSLNKLPKPMFEFCKLAVKSYKTKDNYFDNL; translated from the coding sequence ATGGAAGAAAATAGACCAAGAATCGGAATCGGCGTAATGATTTTTAAGAATGGGAAAATTTTGCTGGGAAAAAGAAAGGGTTCTCATGGAGAAGGAGAGTATGCTTTTCCGGGCGGGCATTTGGAATATATGGAATCAATTGAGGAAGGCGCGCTTCGAGAATTAGCGGAAGAATGCGGAATAAAAATAAAAAATCTGAGATTTCAATTTGTGGCTAATGTAAGGAAATATAAGCCCAAGCATTATATTCATTTTGGAATGGTGGCCGATTGGAAAAGCGGAGAACAGAAAATATTAGAGCCAGACAAGATGGAAAGCTGGAATTGGCATAGCTTGAATAAATTGCCGAAACCCATGTTTGAATTCTGCAAGCTGGCGGTAAAAAGTTATAAAACTAAAGATAATTATTTTGATAATTTATGA
- a CDS encoding NUDIX domain-containing protein has product MIAFEKSVGAVIFRKKDNNIFYLLLDYGKMKNGNDYWGFVKGHTEKGETEEETMRREVFEETGISNLKMISDFCENNRYFYRASGEEKKERKRNGRKTLIAKKAVFLLAETKSENVRLSDEHIDFVWLPFEEALKQLTYKSSQKTLEKADRFLEKSLC; this is encoded by the coding sequence ATGATCGCGTTTGAAAAATCAGTCGGAGCAGTGATTTTTAGAAAAAAAGATAATAATATTTTTTATCTTCTGCTTGATTATGGAAAAATGAAAAATGGAAATGATTATTGGGGTTTTGTGAAAGGACACACAGAAAAAGGCGAGACTGAAGAAGAAACGATGCGTCGGGAAGTCTTTGAAGAAACCGGAATATCTAATTTAAAAATGATTTCTGATTTCTGTGAAAATAATCGCTATTTTTATCGCGCTTCTGGAGAAGAAAAAAAAGAGAGAAAGAGAAACGGGCGAAAAACATTGATTGCAAAAAAAGCAGTATTTCTTTTGGCGGAAACAAAATCAGAAAATGTCAGACTCTCTGATGAGCATATTGATTTTGTTTGGCTTCCATTTGAAGAGGCACTAAAGCAGTTAACCTATAAAAGTTCCCAAAAAACCCTTGAAAAAGCCGATAGATTTCTTGAAAAAAGTTTATGCTAG